Genomic DNA from Streptomyces venezuelae:
ACCGTCCAGGGTGTACAGCCAGGCCGGGACCGTCGCGGGCCCGCGGCTGGTGGCCACGCGCATCTCGCCCCGCTCCACACGGGTCACCGTGAGGTGCGGCTCTTCTGCGGCTGCGGCGCGGGAGACGGCGAGGGACCTGTACGACTCGTCCGCCCCCACGAGCGGGCGCGCGAGAGCCCGCTCGCCGGGCCATCTCACCCAGCCGTCCCTGGGTCCGGGACCGGGCAACTTGCCCCGCAGGACGAAACGCCCGTCCTCGAAGGCCCGCTCGTCGGCCCGGCCGCGCAGCCCGCCTCGTGGCGGCCGCACCGTCTCCCCGGTGGGGTGATAGCCCGCGCGCCAGGCGGTGGCCGCGGGGGAACCGTCCCAGGCCCTGGCGACCTGCCGGGCACGGTCCGCGAGGGCGGCATCGTCCGAGCTGTCGCGAGGAGCTTCCCCGCCGCACCCGGAACCGGTCACCAGGACCGCGCCGGACACGGCGACCGCGAGGGGTAGGCGAAGGGGACGGGCGAGCATGTGACCTCCTGAGTGGAGCCCGGACGCGGCTGCTCCTGTGACGCGGCGGGCACGGGAAACGTTCACCGTGCCGGAGGGCCGTCGGTCGTCCGGTGCGCCGCTTCTCGCGCTGTCGCCAGCGTCTCCCTGGTCACCGGCGGCCACACCGGCATCGGGTACGGGTCAGAGGAAGCTGACGTTCTGGGCGAGGGAGAGACGGCTCGAGTAATTGATCGTGTTCGTGGCCGACCGCATGTACGCACGCCACGCGTCGGAACCCGACTCACGGCCGCCGCCCGTCTCCTTCTCGCCGCCGAACGCGCCGCCGATCTCCGCCCCGGACGTCCCGATGTTCACGTTGGCGATGCCGCAGTCGGAGCCCTCGGCGGACAGGAAACGCTCCGCCTCCTGCTGGTCGCGGGTGAAGATGCTCGACGAGAGCCCCTGGGGCACGTCGTTGTGGAGGGCGATCGCCTCGTCGAAGGTGTCGTACGTCATGACGTACAGGATCGGCGCGAACGTCTCCCCGCGGACCACGTCCGTCTGCCGCTCGACGCGCACCACCGCGGGATCCACGTACACCGCGTCCGGCGCGGACGGCGTCGGACGACGGGCGCCGCCCGCGAGCACCTCGCCGCCCTCGCCGCGCACCCGGTCCAGCGCGCCCCGCATCTCCGCGAGTGCCCGTGCGGAGATCAGCGGGCCGACCAGTGTCGTCCGGTCGAAGGGGTCGCCGATGGGGAGTTTCCCGTACGCGGCGGTGAGGCGCCCGACGAGTGTCTCCGCGATGTCGTGGTGCGCGATGAGGCGCCGCAGCGTCGTGCAGCGCTGCCCGGCGGTGCCGACCGCCGCGAACACGATGCCCTGCACGGCGAGGTCCAGGTCGGCGGAGGGGGCGACGACCGCCGCGTTGTTGCCGCCGAGTTCGAGCAGGGAGCGGCCGAAGCGGGCGGCGACGCGCGGGCCGACCTCACGTCCCATTCGGGTGGACCCGGTGGCGCTGACCAGCGCGACCCGCGGATCGTCCACGAGCTGCTCGCCCACCGCGCGGTCGCCGAGCAGGAGCCGGTGCACGTCGCGGGGCACACCCACGTCATCGGCCGCCCGGGCAAGGAGCCGGTCGCAGGCCAGGGAGATCAGCGGGGTGAGTTCGGACGGCTTCCAGACGACGGTGTCGCCGCAGGCCAGGGCGACGGCCGTGTTCCACGACCACACCGCGGCCGGGAAGTTGAACGCGGAGATGACGCCGACGACACCGAGCGGATGCCAGGTCTCCGCCAGGCGGTGCCCCGGACGCTCGGAGGCGATGGTGCGTCCGTAGAGCTGCCGGGACAGACCGACCGCGAAGTCGCAGATGTCGATCATCTCCTGCACCTCGCCGAGCGCCTCGGAGCGGATCTTGCCCGCCTCGATGGTGATCAGGTCCGCCAGGTCGTCCTTGTGGTCGCGCAGCAGGTCACCGAGGCGCCGGACCAGGTCGCCGCGGCGCGGGGCGGGGGTGGTGCGCCAGTCGAGGAAGGCGGCACGGGCCGCCACGAGCGCCTCTTCGGTCCCGGCGGTGCCGGTCGCGGCAAGTCCGAAGAGGTCCTCGCCGGTGATGGGGGTGCGGGCCCGCAGACCGTTGCCTTCCGGGACGGCGACGCCGACGCGGTCGAGTGCGGAGCGGGCGCGGGCGCGCAGCTCGTCGGTGGCGGGCAGGGCGATGCCGGTCATGACGCTCCCTGGTGACGTGGTGCGCGGGTGGGACGCAGTGCGTGGGGGAGGAGGGCGAGGGAGCGGTCCCGCTGCCGCTCGTACAGCGCGAAGGGGTCGAGGACATCGCGGCCCATCGCTGCGGAGAGCCGGTCGGCGTCGTACGCACCGTCTTCCCCGTCACCTTCCCCCGTACGGTCCCCGGGGCCGGTGTCGTCGAGGTTGGACCGGAAGATGCCGGCGGCCGACCGGGGCAGGAAGTCCTCGTACACGATCGGCTCGGCCCGCAGCCAGCCGCCGTCGAGGAGCCCGGCGAGGTCGGTGGGCGGGCCGCCGCCGTCCGCGGGCCGGTCGGGGACGGCGTGGTACGTGAAGAACCCGAGGTCCCGCGCCGCCAGTTCGTGTTCGGTGGCGGGCAGGTGCTCGGCCCACACGGCGCGGGCCACCGCGCCCCGCTCGGCGGCCGGGCGGGACGCGGCCCGTTCGTCGACGAGGCCGAGCAGCCGGTCGTAGAGGACGCGGCCCTCGCGGGTCAGGGCGATGCCCCGCGCCTCGACCTCGCCGAACCGCACCCGCAGCGCGCCGCGCCGCACGCTGCCGTCCGCCCCCCGCATCGCGCGCGGCTCGGCCAGCGCGCGGAACGAGGTCTGGCGGAGCAGCACGTCCGGCCCCGGCCAGAGCGGCGGCCCCTGGATGGTGTCGATCATCTCGATGCCGCGTCCGGTCATGCGCCGGTAGAGCTCGTCGATGTCGAGGACGCGCGGGGTGAGATGGTTGATGTGGGTGCTGCGCACGCCTCCGATGTCCGCGGCGACGGCGGAGACGCGCTCCAGCGACGCGTACCACTCCGCGTCGATGGGGTCCGCCGACAACTCGAAGGCACATACGGCGAGTTCGAGGAACCGCTCGGCGTCCGCCTCGGACAGTTCCCGCTCCGCCTCCGCCCGGTCGGCCAGCGCGAGCAGCTCCGGCGGGAACAGTTCGCGGTCCGCGAGGAAGGCGTCGAGGCGGGAACGCAGACCGTCGTCGAAGAAGCGGGCGTCGGCCACGGTGAGCATGGACGTGAAGACCCGGAAGGGGTTGCGGGCCAGCTCGTCCTCGTCCACCGGGCGGAACGCCGTCGACACGATGGGCAGGGCACTCGCCGGGGGTTCGCGCAGGTCGTAGAAACCGACCGGGTGCATGCCCAGGGCGCCGAACACCCGGGCGACCTGCTGCAGTTCGCGCGGGGTGCCGACGCGGATGGCGCCGTGCCGTTCGGCGGTCACGCGCCCGATGGAGCCGAGGCGCTCGGCGTCGGTGCCGCGCCGGCGCAGCACGTTCTCGTTGACCTCGCGGGACACGTCCACCAGCGTCGTGTACGCGGGGACCTCACGCCCGTACATCCGCGAGAGCCGCTCGGCGAACCCGGCGCGCAGCCGCCACTGCTCGACCATCGACGTGTCGTCCTTTCGGTTCACACCACGTGGGCTTCCGGGCGGCGGCTCCGGGACCCCGTGCGGAACCGGTGCGCGCCGAGCGGCTCGACGTCGACACACGGCCGCCGCCCCAGGTACAGGTCGCGGACGATCTCGCCCACCGCAGGGGCCTGGAGGAACCCGTGACCGGAGAAGCCCGTGGCGTAGAGGAAGTTGACGGGTGCGTCGGAGCGGCCGATCAGCGCGTTGTGGTCGGGCGTGACCTCGTACAGGCCCGCCCAGCCGCCGGCCGTCTCCATCTGCGCCAGTGCGGGCGCCCGTTGCCGTGCCACGGAACGGAACAGCTTCAGCCACCCGGGCGTCCACGTGGTGTCGAAACCCTCGGTCTGGCCGGGGTCGGCGAGGCCGAGGAGCAGCCCGTCGTCGCTGTTGTGGAAGTACGCCGACGACGCGAAGTCGATCGTGAACGGGATGCGCGGCGCGGCGGGGACGAGCGGCGCCGTGAAGGCGAGTTGGCGGCGGAGCGGCCGGACCGGCAGCTCCACGCCCGCCATGGCTCCGATGCGCTGCGACCACGCCCCGGCGGCGCAGACGACCGTCGAGCAGGAGACCGGCCC
This window encodes:
- a CDS encoding 2-oxoadipate dioxygenase/decarboxylase family protein, which encodes MVEQWRLRAGFAERLSRMYGREVPAYTTLVDVSREVNENVLRRRGTDAERLGSIGRVTAERHGAIRVGTPRELQQVARVFGALGMHPVGFYDLREPPASALPIVSTAFRPVDEDELARNPFRVFTSMLTVADARFFDDGLRSRLDAFLADRELFPPELLALADRAEAERELSEADAERFLELAVCAFELSADPIDAEWYASLERVSAVAADIGGVRSTHINHLTPRVLDIDELYRRMTGRGIEMIDTIQGPPLWPGPDVLLRQTSFRALAEPRAMRGADGSVRRGALRVRFGEVEARGIALTREGRVLYDRLLGLVDERAASRPAAERGAVARAVWAEHLPATEHELAARDLGFFTYHAVPDRPADGGGPPTDLAGLLDGGWLRAEPIVYEDFLPRSAAGIFRSNLDDTGPGDRTGEGDGEDGAYDADRLSAAMGRDVLDPFALYERQRDRSLALLPHALRPTRAPRHQGAS
- a CDS encoding aldehyde dehydrogenase family protein, whose translation is MTGIALPATDELRARARSALDRVGVAVPEGNGLRARTPITGEDLFGLAATGTAGTEEALVAARAAFLDWRTTPAPRRGDLVRRLGDLLRDHKDDLADLITIEAGKIRSEALGEVQEMIDICDFAVGLSRQLYGRTIASERPGHRLAETWHPLGVVGVISAFNFPAAVWSWNTAVALACGDTVVWKPSELTPLISLACDRLLARAADDVGVPRDVHRLLLGDRAVGEQLVDDPRVALVSATGSTRMGREVGPRVAARFGRSLLELGGNNAAVVAPSADLDLAVQGIVFAAVGTAGQRCTTLRRLIAHHDIAETLVGRLTAAYGKLPIGDPFDRTTLVGPLISARALAEMRGALDRVRGEGGEVLAGGARRPTPSAPDAVYVDPAVVRVERQTDVVRGETFAPILYVMTYDTFDEAIALHNDVPQGLSSSIFTRDQQEAERFLSAEGSDCGIANVNIGTSGAEIGGAFGGEKETGGGRESGSDAWRAYMRSATNTINYSSRLSLAQNVSFL